A single window of Anopheles moucheti chromosome 2, idAnoMoucSN_F20_07, whole genome shotgun sequence DNA harbors:
- the LOC128297592 gene encoding cytochrome P450 9c1-like, translated as MNQEDLYWFTFILVTLLGFFTYKLLTRHRSYFRLLRVPFEKPHFLYGNLDDVLSGKLTTMEKIEQFYRKFSSHGLFGFFNYMTPALYIRDPALIRQLLQPNMDHFESHGYFLDEEKDHFLGSQLHLVKGADKASKVASFVTPIFRKPNSLPSMDQTAQKCCTALVDFITSRVELELELKAIFLKHTLNMFAGIAFGKELNTFQDDTDRFCAVATGMAYGTNPTQVIKTMAFYLMPGLMRSAGVQFTDRQDIEYLVKQYHSAASTPSQSSMARSLSQANDKLKASLQLTDEQLTAQCATFFTKGFEPTLNLLSFAAYELAQNLDVQRKLYEELTHHGLTAKHSISVPLYENIRSLRYLEAIVLETLRKWPPHPLLVRECTKPFVIPATENGDRASVPLKVGDKLYVSVWALHRNEDFFPQPEQFNPERFVDTNAQRTNTFIPFGIGRGCVGQEFVKLVVKVTLVTLVQQFKLQPGERTAEPLKLIESASSLEARDGFWVRMEPRLQ; from the exons ATGAATCAGGAGGATCTGTACTGGTTCACGTTCATTCTTGTTACACTGCTTGGATTCTTCACATACAAGCTACTCACACGCCACCGTTCATACTTCCGGCTGTTGCGTGTACCCTTCGAAAAGCCACATTTTCTGTACGGCAATCTGGACGATGTCCTGAGCGGCAAGCTAACGACGATGGAGAAAATTGAACAGTTCTATCGAAAGTTCTCCAGCCATGG GTTGTTCGGGTTCTTCAACTACATGACACCGGCACTGTACATCCGCGATCCGGCACTGATCCGCCAGCTGTTACAGCCCAACATGGATCATTTCGAAAGCCATGGCTATTTTTTGGACGAAGAAAAGGATCACTTTCTCGGCAGCCAGCTACATCTCGTCAAAGGTGCCGATAAGGCCTCGAAGGTGGCCTCATTCGTTACGCCAATTTTCCGCAAACCAAACAGCCTTCCCTCGATGGATCAGACTGCGCAAAAGTGTTGCACAGCGTTGGTTGATTTTATAACGTCACGCGTCGAGCTAGAGCTGGAATTAAAGGCTATTTTTCTGAAGCACACGCTGAACATGTTTGCTGGTATAGCGTTTGGTAAGGAGCTTAACACATTCCAGGACGATACGGATAGATTCTGTGCCGTGGCTACCGGGATGGCGTACGGAACTAATCCGACACAGGTGATTAAAACGATGGCATTCTACCTGATGCCCGGACTGATGCGAAGTGCTGGCGTACAGTTTACCGATCGACAGGACATTGAGTACCTTGTCAAGCAGTACCACAGTGCAGCTTCCACACCCAGCCAAAGCTCGATGGCTCGTTCTCTTAGCCAAGCGAATGACAAATTGAAAGCATCTCTACAGCTAACGGACGAACAGCTGACCGCACAGTGTGCCACCTTTTTTACGAAAGGATTCGAACCGACGCTCAATTTACTTTCGTTCGCAGCGTACGAATTGGCTCAAAACTTGGACGTGCAGCGAAAGCTTTACGAGGAATTGACTCACCATGGTCTCACAGCAAAGCATTCCATCAGTGTTCCACTGTACGAGAATATCCGATCGTTACGCTACCTGGAAGCGATCGTACTAGAAACACTTCGCAAATGGCCACCTCATCCACTGCTAGTCCGAGAGTGTACGAAACCGTTTGTCATTCCTGCCACCGAGAACGGTGACCGTGCTTCGGTCCCGTTAAAGGTGGGCGACAAACTATACGTATCCGTGTGGGCTCTACATCGCAATGAAGACTTCTTTCCACAGCCGGAACAATTCAATCCGGAACGGTTCGTGGATACGAATGCCCAACGGACCAACACATTCATTCCGTTCGGTATTGGACGGGGATGTGTTGGGCAAGAGTTCGTAAAGCTCGTAGTGAAGGTGACACTGGTGACTCTAGTGCAACAGTTTAAACTACAGCCAGGAGAACGTACGGCGGAACCGTTAAAGCTGATCGAATCAGCTTCCTCCCTAGAAGCACGCGATGGCTTTTGGGTACGCATGGAACCGCGTTTGCAATAA
- the LOC128298665 gene encoding uncharacterized protein LOC128298665, with translation MTLVQTKVQLVTRLWLAVVILSLVPGVRGQTANNEVPPQVYGSEAVRQLAASVNTKRLANVLVDEFISFYAKPQDIFDGQGNPISETSFLMAQSLGGTNLKVIADSTQLHLQTNDGESVIGKPDDMELVQISGSAWQAFYEWARRANLVPVFVLDYPTDGEQWDATNALRILTVANTLGIGECRWQLGNGLVKDAPKYADDLRTFRTMLQAFPAQQWTVVASELSPQFVPLEEIQYFHANADSLVEAITMTRPQCDSASWNYTSLQREIHLRGLSKQRLPIWLDLVGEQRTEPDTSAVACCKSCVRNGLEYARTLGEAARGGVSAVFQPLLRYDIQQYTFNYLVGLLYKQTVGHKVFPVQFNMDPSSTDTGHMSVYAYCTRNRTGSLTLVVVNDDQDGATNVTIKLMTRSLSSPVELYLLTVQDGQPMVNNQPLEVGTTLTQPEPVRAVTTLAQGVSFYVPAEAILFAVVPGVQIRECRNDVLPQRKKLPRELQHDRTSADMLLEHLIGELVEKASPTTVQRNRRSLLMSDRPARAIFGGEKRKRFHGRYANAPQDDSLTESLSQVLADAQPAVEPTERTARGPRQTQAYKRQQRRMRKKEKRSEKRNLKKMKHPLREARRERSKRGDMMLMGRRSALNHPNRRLHDRLLKRMSAKLASRKTKRSSLAEAVNEPPNFAGSDEADEEHQRSDFPLGDVHLVISKGSSNSDDEMTSDLYSEQPAERSDEYRTPSWGVSRHRPAVRRRVSINQRDFHRFAPVRERRPLETSEDEDCGRRRTLRRGPKMEEVRETRRIDRFMPIRKEQSEEMQRFDTQPGQPEVSSREAFTVVRMNPERFESQANEQRDMEMEENSPEDTATISGETPEETSDRTMAASEEEIKLFTPAPRTSEERQFIPRLEPTWSLESTSAEVTELLPNRYKRSFPAPDAEQPPSIESEEVQRLEEFFRTNAKLQQKFAEMFDLLLEAIEELEAEDNDAREVSDDGDDVRLNESANAEPSHKRTKRNVLLHPQSWESRERSNMIHRLQQSDESSYENLILPEQARMPKQLQDAPVATGQSGHREPQPDNDDDDEGKPGAFMLRSVVNFMRRASSEFHQLFSSWFGKNA, from the exons ATGACTTTAGTACAGACTAAGGTCCAATTGGTCACCCGTCTGTGGTTGGCGGTGGTGATACTGTCGCTGGTTCCCGGTGTCCGCGGACAAACGGCGAACAATGAAGTGCCGCCCCAAGTGTACGGCAGTGAAGCGGTCCGGCAGCTTGCCGCCAGTGTCAATACGAAACGGTTAGCGAACGTGCTGGTGGATGAGTTTATTAGCTTCTACGCCAAGCCGCAGGACATTTTCGACGGGCAGGGCAATCCGATCAGTGAAACTAGCTTCCTAATGGCACAAAGTCTCGGTGGTACGAACCTGAAGGTGATAGCCGACTCGACGCAACTTCATCTGCAGACAAATGATGGCGAGAGTGTGATCGGCAAGCCGGACGATATGGAACTGGTGCAGATCAGTGGAAGTGCCTGGCAAGCGTTCTACGAATGGGCACGGCGAGCCAATCTGGTGCCGGTGTTTGTACTGGATTATCCGACCGACGGTGAACAATGGGACGCAACGAATGCGCTGCGCATTCTAACCGTCGCCAATACGCTCGGAATCGGTGAATGTCGTTGGCAGTTAGGAAATG GACTCGTTAAGGATGCTCCCAAGTATGCGGACGATTTGCGGACGTTCCGTACCATGCTGCAGGCGTTTCCCGCGCAACAATGGACTGTTGTGGCATCGGAGTTGAGCCCTCAGTTTGTCCCACTGGAAGAGATTCAATACTTTCACGCTAATGCCGATAGTCTTGTGGAAGCCATCACCATGACGAG GCCGCAGTGCGATAGTGCGTCCTGGAATTACACTTCGCTCCAGAGAGAAATTCATTTGCGTGGACTTTCCAAACAACGACTTCCGATATGGCTCGATCTTGTTGGGGAACAGCGAACCGAACCGGATACATCTGCCGTGGCTTGTTGTAAATCTTGCGTACGCAATGGATTGGAGTACGCACGTACACTCGGCGAAGCTGCCCGTGGTGGCGTAAGTGCGGTATTTCAACCTCTTCTACGGTACGACATTCAGCAGTACACCTTCAACTACTTGGTAGGTCTGCTGTATAAGCAAACCGTAGGACATAAGGTGTTTCCCGTCCAGTTCAACATGGATCCTTCCAGCACGGACACTGGCCACATGTCGGTGTACGCTTACTGTACGCGCAATCGTACCGGTTCGCTTACGCTCGTGGTGGTGAACGATGACCAGGATGGTGCAACAAATGTCACGATCAAACTGATGACCCGCTCCCTTTCATCTCCGGTCGAGCTGTATTTACTGACCGTGCAGGATGGGCAACCGATGGTCAATAATCAACCGTTGGAAGTTGGCACGACACTCACTCAACCCGAACCGGTACGTGCGGTCACGACGTTGGCGCAGGGTGTTAGCTTTTACGTACCAGCGGAGGCAATACTGTTTGCCGTAGTGCCCGGTGTGCAGATACGCGAATGCCGCAATGATGTGTTACCGCAGCGGAAGAAGCTTCCCCGCGAGCTGCAGCACGATCGCACCTCGGCCGATATGCTGCTCGAGCATTTGATCGGTGAACTGGTGGAGAAGGCATCACCCACAACTGTCCAGCGCAACAGACGCTCGCTGCTGATGAGTGATAGACCGGCACGGGCCATATTCGGAGGTGAGAAGCGAAAGCGCTTTCACGGTCGTTACGCTAATGCACCACAAGATGATAGCCTTACGGAAAGCCTCTCGCAGGTTCTCGCGGATGCGCAACCGGCAGTGGAACCGACGGAAAGGACCGCGCGAGGTCCCCGTCAGACGCAAGCCTACAAGCGACAGCAGCGCCGTATgcggaagaaggaaaaacggtCGGAGAAGCGCaatttaaagaaaatgaaGCACCCACTGCGGGAAGCACGGCGGGAACGATCGAAACGGGGCGATATGATGCTGATGGGCCGTCGATCGGCTTTGAACCATCCGAACCGTCGGCTTCACGATCGTTTGCTGAAGCGTATGTCGGCCAAGTTGGCCAGtcgcaaaacgaaacgatccTCGCTAGCGGAAGCCGTCAATGAGCCACCAAACTTTGCCGGCAGTGATGAGGCGGATGAGGAACATCAACGATCGGACTTTCCGCTTGGTGATGTACATCTGGTGATCTCGAAAGGAAGCAGCAACAGTGATGATGAGATGACGAGCGATCTGTATTCGGAACAGCCAGCGGAACGATCGGACGAGTACCGTACGCCAAGTTGGGGCGTTTCGCGCCATCGACCAGCAGTTCGTCGAAGAGTCTCGATCAATCAGCGCGATTTTCATCGTTTTGCACCGGTTCGGGAACGTAGACCGCTCGAGACGAGTGAGGACGAAGATTGTGGGCGGCGACGAACGCTCCGTCGGGGACCGAAGATGGAAGAAGTGCGGGAAACAAGACGTATCGACCGGTTTATGCCTATTCGGAAAGAGCAATCGGAAGAGATGCAACGTTTCGACACACAACCTGGTCAACCAGAAGTCAGCAGTAGAGAAGCGTTCACGGTTGTACGAATGAACCCCGAACGCTTTGAATCACAAGCGAACGAGCAAAGGGATATGGAGATGGAGGAAAACTCTCCCGAAGACACGGCTACTATTTCTGGCGAAACTCCGGAAGAAACGTCTGATCGTACGATGGCAGCTTCAGAGGAGGAAATTAAACTCTTCACACCGGCACCCCGGACCAGCGAGGAGCGTCAGTTCATTCCACGGCTCGAACCAACCTGGTCGCTAGAATCAACATCCGCCGAGGTCACTGAGTTGTTGCCGAATCGCTACAAACGCTCCTTCCCTGCGCCAGACGCCGAACAGCCGCCCTCTATCGAGTCCGAAGAAGTACAACGGTTGGAGGAGTTTTTCCGCACCAATGCGAAACTGCAGCAAAAGTTTGCCGAAATGTTTGACCTACTGCTGGAGGCAATCGAGGAACTAGAAGCGGAAGATAACGATGCCCGGGAGGTAAGCGATGATGGGGATGATGTGCGGCTGAATGAGAGTGCGAATGCAGAACCGTCGCACAAACGTACGAAGCGAAACGTTCTACTACATCCACAGTCCTGGGAATCCCGGGAACGGTCGAACATGATCCACCGACTGCAGCAGTCCGATGAATCTTCGTACGAAAATCTTATCCTACCGGAACAGGCGCGGATGCCGAAGCAGCTACAGGATGCACCCGTCGCCACTGGACAATCGGGGCACAGAGAGCCACAGCCCgacaatgatgatgacgatgagggAAAGCCTGGTGCTTTTATGCTGCGATCAGTTGTGAACTTTATGCGTCGGGCGTCCAGCGAGTTTCATCAACTGTTTTCCAGTTGGTTTGGAAAGAATGCGTGA